One window of the Allorhizobium ampelinum S4 genome contains the following:
- a CDS encoding efflux RND transporter permease subunit: MIPAFCINRPVATILLAIGLVLAGLAGYRLLPVAALPKVDFPTINVTATLSGASPETMATSVSTPLIKQFETIPGISEISATNSLGNSSVVLQFDLNRDIDAAAADVQAAISRASRQLPSNMTSDPSYRKTNPADSPVLLLAINSDEMPRSQVDSIAENIISPLLSTLNGVAQVSIYGSQTYAVRIGVDPAKLQARGLGVDTLTSAIADANSQVPIGTLQMANQSLTINANTQRTNAEEFKSLVISTSNGAPIHLSDVANVRDSVDNLDAGSWFDGKQAIILAIQRQPDANTVEVVDEIMAKLPALQKQLPPSLKINVMNDSSNSIREAIHDVQFTLFLTIALVILVIYLFTGHLTATLIPGLAVPLSLIATFGGMYVLGYSIDNISLLGLTLAVGLVVDDAIVMLENILRHVEEGMPPLQAALKGAGEVSYTIISMSISLVAVFIPILLMGGVVGRLFNEFGMVVTMAILSSALVSLTVTPMLAARISSHSSRPPLIVRWFDAGFAKTQSGYDKSVRWCLNHRFVVMMVFVASIAGSGWLFHTLPSSFFPQEDIGRLTVSTQAREDISYAAMRDLQQKVADELKTNPAVDHVTSIVGGSSRSPLNNGTIFVQLKPKDDRPPLAQTLNEMRQKLSKIAGIRSYITPQQNLRFGGRSTASQYQLVVQALSTTATDEWSSKIQAAMRQDPLFTDVTSDAQNNAIAADINIDNGKAAAFGITNDQLRKTLEMAFSGYNAAQIQSTGDSYDVIVEFDRNKPWDDEFLRDILVRSSSTGTLVPLSNFATVKRHNAPVTVNQTGQLVSTTVSFNLPDGISLSDATARIDQIKTEIGVPNDVFTSYGGTAAIFQQSQSNTGLLILAAVLTIYVVLGVLYESFIHPLTILSGLPAAAFGALLALKLLNFDMSVIALIGLLMLIGIVKKNAIMMIDVAVELIREHGETPAKAIHEACVRRFRPIMMTTFCALLGALPIALGHGASSELRQPLGIAVVGGLIVSQLLTLFITPVIFVEMDRFGKFLTRLVRRDKGHHAANSEDGPSKPAMAAE; the protein is encoded by the coding sequence ATGATCCCTGCTTTTTGCATCAATCGGCCTGTTGCCACCATTCTGCTTGCCATCGGCCTGGTCCTGGCTGGATTGGCCGGTTATCGGCTTTTGCCGGTGGCCGCTCTGCCCAAGGTGGACTTTCCCACCATCAACGTGACGGCGACCCTGTCAGGCGCCTCGCCGGAAACCATGGCGACGTCGGTTTCCACCCCGCTGATCAAGCAGTTCGAGACCATCCCTGGGATCAGCGAAATCAGCGCGACCAACTCGCTGGGCAATTCCTCCGTCGTTCTCCAGTTCGACCTGAACCGTGATATCGATGCCGCCGCCGCTGACGTTCAGGCGGCAATTTCCCGCGCCAGCCGTCAGTTGCCCAGCAACATGACGTCGGATCCGAGCTATCGCAAGACCAATCCAGCCGACTCGCCGGTGCTGCTCCTGGCCATCAACAGCGATGAGATGCCGCGCAGTCAGGTGGATTCGATTGCGGAAAATATCATTTCCCCGCTGCTGTCGACACTGAACGGCGTGGCGCAGGTCAGTATCTATGGTTCGCAGACCTACGCGGTGCGGATCGGTGTCGATCCCGCCAAGCTGCAAGCGCGCGGGCTTGGCGTCGACACGCTGACCTCGGCGATTGCCGATGCCAATAGCCAGGTGCCAATCGGCACCTTGCAGATGGCAAATCAGTCGCTGACCATCAATGCCAATACTCAGCGCACCAATGCCGAGGAATTCAAGTCACTGGTGATCTCCACCAGCAATGGCGCCCCAATCCACCTTTCCGATGTCGCCAATGTGCGCGACAGTGTCGACAATCTCGACGCGGGCAGTTGGTTCGATGGCAAACAGGCGATCATCCTCGCCATTCAGCGACAGCCGGACGCCAATACCGTCGAAGTGGTCGACGAGATCATGGCAAAGCTGCCTGCCCTGCAAAAGCAGCTGCCGCCTTCGTTGAAGATCAATGTGATGAACGATTCGTCAAACTCGATCCGCGAGGCGATCCATGACGTTCAGTTCACGTTGTTCCTCACCATCGCCCTTGTCATCCTGGTCATCTATCTGTTCACCGGCCATCTGACCGCGACCCTTATTCCCGGTCTTGCCGTGCCGCTTTCGCTGATTGCAACCTTTGGCGGCATGTACGTGCTTGGCTACAGTATTGACAATATCTCACTGCTCGGCCTGACGCTGGCGGTGGGTCTGGTGGTGGATGACGCCATCGTCATGCTGGAAAATATCCTGCGCCATGTCGAAGAAGGCATGCCGCCGCTTCAGGCCGCCCTTAAAGGCGCCGGCGAGGTCAGCTACACGATTATTTCCATGTCGATCTCACTGGTGGCGGTATTCATTCCTATCCTGTTGATGGGTGGTGTTGTCGGACGCTTGTTCAATGAGTTCGGCATGGTCGTCACCATGGCCATTCTGTCTTCCGCCCTGGTGTCCCTGACGGTCACGCCAATGCTGGCAGCCCGCATTTCCTCCCACAGCAGCCGCCCACCGCTGATCGTGCGCTGGTTCGACGCCGGTTTTGCCAAGACGCAGAGCGGCTATGACAAGTCTGTCCGCTGGTGTCTCAACCACCGTTTTGTGGTGATGATGGTCTTTGTGGCCTCCATCGCAGGCTCCGGCTGGCTGTTCCACACGCTGCCATCCAGCTTCTTCCCACAGGAAGATATTGGCCGGCTGACGGTCAGCACCCAGGCCCGTGAGGATATTTCCTATGCGGCCATGCGCGATCTTCAGCAAAAGGTCGCCGACGAATTAAAGACCAATCCGGCTGTCGATCATGTCACCTCCATCGTCGGTGGCTCAAGCCGCAGCCCGCTCAACAACGGTACGATCTTCGTCCAGCTGAAACCGAAGGACGACCGTCCGCCTCTCGCTCAAACCCTCAACGAGATGCGACAGAAGCTGTCCAAGATCGCCGGTATCCGTAGCTATATCACACCACAGCAGAATCTGCGTTTCGGTGGCCGCAGCACCGCCAGCCAGTATCAGCTCGTCGTCCAGGCACTGAGCACGACAGCAACCGATGAATGGTCATCGAAGATCCAGGCCGCTATGCGCCAGGATCCGTTGTTTACCGATGTGACCAGCGATGCGCAGAACAATGCCATTGCTGCCGATATCAACATCGACAATGGCAAGGCCGCTGCTTTCGGCATTACCAACGACCAGCTTCGCAAGACCCTGGAAATGGCGTTCAGCGGTTATAATGCTGCCCAGATTCAGTCGACCGGCGACAGCTACGATGTCATCGTCGAGTTCGACAGGAACAAGCCATGGGACGACGAGTTCCTGCGCGATATCCTGGTGCGGTCTTCTTCCACGGGAACGCTGGTGCCGCTGTCAAACTTCGCCACCGTCAAGCGTCATAACGCGCCTGTCACTGTCAACCAGACCGGCCAGCTGGTCTCGACCACAGTGTCGTTTAACCTGCCCGACGGCATATCGCTGAGCGACGCTACCGCCCGGATCGATCAGATCAAGACCGAGATTGGCGTGCCCAATGACGTCTTCACCTCCTATGGCGGTACGGCGGCGATTTTCCAGCAGTCGCAAAGCAATACCGGCCTGCTGATCCTGGCTGCCGTGCTGACGATCTATGTGGTGCTGGGCGTGTTGTATGAGAGCTTCATCCATCCGCTCACCATTCTCTCCGGCCTGCCAGCGGCGGCTTTCGGGGCGCTTCTGGCCTTGAAACTGCTGAATTTCGACATGTCGGTCATCGCACTGATCGGCCTGCTGATGCTGATCGGCATCGTCAAGAAAAATGCGATCATGATGATCGACGTGGCGGTGGAATTGATCCGCGAGCATGGCGAGACACCGGCAAAGGCCATTCACGAGGCCTGTGTGCGGCGTTTCCGGCCGATCATGATGACCACCTTCTGCGCGCTTCTCGGAGCACTGCCCATTGCGCTTGGCCATGGCGCCAGTTCCGAACTCCGCCAGCCGCTCGGGATCGCCGTTGTCGGCGGCCTGATCGTCTCACAATTGCTCACACTGTTCATCACACCTGTCATCTTCGTGGAAATGGACCGGTTCGGCAAATTCCTGACCCGGCTCGTTCGCCGCGACAAGGGTCACCACGCGGCAAACAGCGAAGATGGGCCATCCAAACCAGCCATGGCGGCTGAATAG